The following are encoded together in the Ovis aries strain OAR_USU_Benz2616 breed Rambouillet chromosome 15, ARS-UI_Ramb_v3.0, whole genome shotgun sequence genome:
- the ACAD8 gene encoding isobutyryl-CoA dehydrogenase, mitochondrial, whose amino-acid sequence MLRGGRQRVAALLRGLRRGPRGPADSVRRGVVSCIDPSMGLNEEQKEFQKVAFNFAAREMAPHMAEWDQKELFPVDTMRKAAQLGFGGVYVRTDVGGAGLSRLDTSVIFEALATGCTSTTAYMSIHNMCVWMIDRFGSEEQRHRLCPPLCAMEKFASYCLTEPGSGSDAASLVTSAMRQHDHYILNGSKAFISGGGEADVYVVMCRTGGPGPRGISCVVVEKGTPGLSFGKKEKKVGWNSQPTRAVIFEDCAVPVANRIGDEGQGFLIAMKGLNGGRINVASCSLGAAHASVVLARDHLKVRKQFGEPLANSQYLQFQLAEMAARLVASRLTVRAAATALQEEREDAVALCAMAKLFATDECFAICNQALQMHGGYGYLKDYAVQQYVRDSRVHQILEGSNEVMRMLISRSLLQE is encoded by the exons ATGCTTCGCGGAGGCCGCCAGCGTGTCGCGGCGCTACTGAGGGGGCTGCGCCGCGGGCCCCGGGGCCCCGCCGACAGCGTCCGGCGGGGCGTGGTCTCCTGCATCGACC CTTCCATGGGACTAAATGAAGAGcagaaagagttccagaaagtgGCCTTCAACTTCGCTGCCCGGGAGATGGCGCCGCACATGGCAGAGTGGGACCAGAAG gaGCTGTTCCCTGTGGACACGATGCGGAAGGCAGCGCAGCTGGGCTTCGGGGGGGTGTACGTTCGGACAGATGTCGGAGGGGCAGGCCTCTCGCGGCTGGACACCTCCGTCATCTTTGAAGCCTTGGCCACGGGCTGCACCAGCACCACGGCCTACATGAGCATCCACAA CATGTGTGTTTGGATGATCGACCGGTTTGGGAGCGAGGAGCAGCGGCACCGGCTGTGCCCGCCCCTTTGTGCCATGGAGAAGTTCGCCTCCTACTGCCTCACCGAGCCAG GGAGTGGGAGCGATGCTGCTTCCCTCGTGACCTCTGCCATGCGACAACACGATCATTACATCCTCAATGGCTCCAAG GCCTTCATCAGTGGCGGCGGCGAAGCTGACGTCTATGTAGTCATGTGCCGCACAGGAGGGCCGGGCCCCAGAGGCATCTCCTGTGTAGTGGTGGAGAAGGGGACCCCCGGCCTCAGCTTTggcaagaaggagaaaaag GTGGGGTGGAACTCGCAGCCGACCCGAGCAGTGATCTTTGAAGACTGTGCCGTCCCGGTGGCCAACAGGATCGGGGACGAGGGCCAGGGCTTCCTCATCGCCATGAAGGGCCTGAACGGCGGGAGGATCAATGTCG cctcctgctcccTGGGCGCCGCTCACGCCTCGGTCGTCCTCGCTCGAGACCACCTCAAGGTCCGGAAGCAGTTTGGAGAGCCTCTGGCCAACAGCCAG TACCTGCAGTTCCAGTTGGCCGAGATGGCGGCCAGGCTGGTGGCCTCGCGGCTGACGGTCCGTGCTGCGGCCACGGCTCTGCAGGAGGAGCGGGAGGACGCGGTGGCTCTGTGCGCCATGGCCAAGCTCTTCGCCACAGACGAATGCTTTGCG ATCTGCAACCAAGCCCTGCAGATGCACGGTGGCTATGGCTACCTGAAAGACTACGCCGTCCAGCAGTACGTGCGGGACTCCCGCGTCCACCAGATCCTTGAAG GCAGCAACGAAGTGATGCGGATGCTGATCTCGAGGAGCCTGCTGCAGGAGTAG